From the genome of Papaver somniferum cultivar HN1 chromosome 2, ASM357369v1, whole genome shotgun sequence, one region includes:
- the LOC113349981 gene encoding ureidoglycolate hydrolase-like, which translates to MSFRFSHVLHLFFILSFSFSILAHNEQDPTTKIMEDFSGYPIHEPQFSASTSFSVDTENLQLQIDELSRYSDTPAPSVTRILYSEKDVLARRFIKNIMASSGLSVREDAVGNIFGRWDGREPELTAVATGSHIDAIPYSGKYDGVVGVLGAIEAINVLRRSDFKPKRALEVIMFTSEEPTRFGISCLGSRLLAGNDALANALKGTVDGQSISFFDAARSAGYATDQDDLSSVFLKKGSYSAFIELHIEQGPLLEDEGIPIGVITAIAAPASIKVDFEGNGGHAGAVLMPYRNDAGLAAAELALAVEKHVLESGSIDTVGTIGILELHPGAINSIPSKSHLEIDTRDIDEKRRNSVIEKIHQSAITIAKNRNVTLSEFKIVNQDPPALSDASIVKAMEAASKELNLNHKLMISRAYHDSLFMARVSPMGMIFIPCYKGYSHKPEEFSTTGDIANGVKVLALTLAKLSLA; encoded by the exons ATGAGTTTCAGATTctctcatgttcttcatctttttttcatactttctttctccttttcaatcttAGCTCATAATGAACAAGACCCAACAACAAAAATTATGGAAGATTTTTCAGGATACCCAATTCATGAACCCCAGTTTAGTGCTTCAACTTCCTTCTCAGTTGATACTGAAAACTTACAGCTTCAG ATTGATGAGTTGTCTAGATACTCGGATACTCCTGCTCCATCAGTTACTAGAATTCTATACAGCGAGAAAGATGTATTAGCTCGGAG GTTTATAAAGAACATAATGGCGTCATCTGGTCTCTCTGTTAGAGAAGACGCTGTTGGTAATATATTCGGGCGATG GGATGGCCGTGAACCTGAGTTGACTGCTGTTGCAACAGGTTCTCACATTGATGCTATTCCATACTCTGGAAAGTATGATGGAGTTGTTGGGGTGTTGGGAGCAATAGAGGCAATTAATGTTTTGAGAAG GTCTGACTTCAAGCCTAAAAGGGCTCTAGAGGTGATAATGTTCACATCAGAGGAGCCCACACGTTTTGGAATAAGCTGTTTGGGAAG CCGCTTATTGGCAGGGAATGATGCACTTGCTAATGCTCTTAAAGGGACCGTTGATGGTCAAAGCATATCATTTTTTGATGCTGCGAGATCTGCAGGCTATGCaacagatcaagatgatttaAGCAGTGTGTTCCTGAAGAAAGGAAGCTATTCAGCTTTTATTGAGTTGCACATTGAGCAAGGCCCATTGCTAGAAGACGAAG GTATACCAATAGGCGTTATAACTGCTATTGCTGCACCAGCAAGTATAAAGGTGGATTTTGAAGGAAATGGAGGTCATGCGGGAGCTGTTCTGATGCCTTACAG AAATGATGCAGGATTGGCAGCTGCGGAGTTGGCACTTGCTGTTGAGAAACATGTATTAGAATCTGGATCCATTGATACTGTTGGTACTATAG GCATTTTGGAGCTGCATCCAGGGGCAATCAATAGCATCCCGAGCAAGTCTCACTTAGAAATTG ATACACGAGACATTGATGAGAAGCGGAGGAACAGTGTAATCGAAAAAATTCATCAATCTGCTATTACTATAGCTAAGAACCGAAATGTCACACTATCAGAATTTAAAATCGTCAATCAGGATCCACCAGCATTATCAGATGCATCAATCGTTAAGGCCATGGAAGCCGCATCTAAAGAACTCAACCTCAACCACAAGTTGATGATTAGCCGAGCATACCATGATTCATTATTCATGGCCAG AGTATCTCCAATGGGCATGATCTTCATTCCATGTTATAAAG GTTATAGTCACAAGCCTGAAGAATTTTCGACGACTGGCGATATTGCAAATGGCGTCAAAGTATTAGCATTAACTCTAGCCAAGTTGTCCCTAGCCTGA